Genomic segment of Oncorhynchus keta strain PuntledgeMale-10-30-2019 chromosome 5, Oket_V2, whole genome shotgun sequence:
AAAGGTAGGAGAAAAATATATCAACAACAACCCAGTCAGTGTAAATCAGCATCTCGGGCTCGTTCAGACAGTGGAAGACTTCCGATAGAGGTCAAAGttcaaccagtccatccagtcgAATCAGTTACAGAATCCCTTCTCCTTTCTGAAGATAAATAGCAATTAGTTTTAATCAGAGACTTAGTGAGCAGCTCGGACATCGCTTATATCTCCACAACTCTCTGGTTGGTATCATCTGATGGCTTATGTTATTGGTATGTTAATTCTAGATTTAAGATTATAGATCAGTAGTTATGACGTGCTAAAAGCTCAGTTTGAATGCAGTTTCAGTTTGTATCTTCCCCCCaattccctctcctcatccccaggTTTGCAGTTTCAGTTTGTGCTCAAGTATCAAGCTAACTCAACCCCTTTCCTCGTCCTCCAAGCATATTCAGAGAtattaagaaaaaaaaaacagctcATCAAGATTGGTATAAAAATAGAATAGTGTTGATTTATGAAAATAGTGAGCAAGTAAGTTTCCACTACACATAGGACAGTCTGTCTATCTACGGACCCATATGGGAGTATTATTAAGAGTCATGGACAACTAAGtctaagtcccaaatggcaccctattccttacacagtgaaatacttttgaccagggcataggtagtgcactatatagggaatttggTGTCAAAAGTGTTAATTCGTTACATTAAATATCAATGGTCATCCACTACCCTATGGTACTGTGGATAAAGCAGATGTTGATAATGGTTTTGCATCTCTGTGATCGCCCATTGCCATCATTGTTACAGAGACGACACCTTGTACAGTAGTAGCAGCACGTTTCCTttcaaagtgcactacttttgaccagggaccaaaGTTGTGCTTTATGAAAGAAATATCGTGCCATTTGGACGCAACCGATCTTCCTTGCCATGTGTTTCATTAACCTTCCCAGAAAGCAAAATAATGTGATGCTGTAGAATTACCAGCCAGTTCACCCGTGACACCAGTCAGTAGTCGACATATATCAATATCTGATATGATGTGAAAACTGGCCACTAGGTGCAACAgggagcgctgttaccttcaagtaggttttgcTTTTGCTTAGACATGGATGGTGGGTAGGCATAGGCAATAGGCATCTGTCTCTGCTGtgaaaggttgcatgttcaaattcAGTGAaagaaagttgtttttgagattttAACTCCGCAAAATGTCTAAGTACACAATTTGACATTTGGAAGAACTTAGAAATTGGACGTTTGAGAGACATGGATGAAtggtctaattctgacgtgagactgtgggAGCTAGTTTAGAATGACAAAGTATTGAAAATGTTCTCTCCATTCCACATGAATTATTATGAACAAAACGATATAGCCGCACAATTTAACAGATCAGATAGTGTGTGAATTACACAAAGTTcggaaacaaaacaaaaaaatcaaCAATTTACTTGAATATTTTGTCAAACCACTACTCCTCCAAGTTCATTAGCCATCTGACTGGCATCCATCCAACATTGCTTTTCAAAAAGGGATGGCCATTCTATACAATACATTTCTATGTCCCTAATGTCTAGTCTATGAAAGATTGCCACAAAAACTATTATAGGTCATATAGGGCTATATAGTGAGTTACTTTGTGCAGTAGGAGAGACAAGGAATTCTGGTACTCTACAAAAATATACTAGAAAACAGTAATCTGTTTGACCGGTCTGTGGATCCTCCATACagtgtcctggggctctgttgggTTTGTAGGGAGGTCTGAGGACGCGTCCTTAATGGCTccttattccctatgtactgTAGTACTCTATTTTACTTTGCTCTACCAGAGCAAGAGCAccatagtacactatataaggaatagagtgccattttggaTATCGCAAcctgacacatacagtacatggacgAGTGTTGCTCAAGCTCATGCACTAAAACCAGCTTTATCTGGCTCTGACTACACAGTCCAGTACACAACTTTGGTTTAGGTTTCATTTGGGAAGAAGAGTCCCGACGGGTAGATAGGGCTTGAAGCCAAAGTTTTGTGTTGCTTGAAAGTGTTGAAAGAAAAGAAGCATCAGGAGGTCTATTCTGGGCCTGTCTTCTGTCTATCGCCAAGGGTTTGAGTAATAAGAGTCAGTTGATTGGATTGGATACAGCATGAGATGTTCTGATACACGCCCACAAAAGCCGACAGCAAGCTTCACCTTGAGAATAATGCTTATCTGAATGGACCCTGATAGACAAGGCAAGTTCTGGATAGCAGGACTGTACAACCCAGTTTTAAAGTAACATAAACCACTGTAGTACTAGTCCCTACCACCGTACACTTCTTGATTTCCGTTCAAAACTGGAGTAGCATAAATTGGTATAAGTAAAACAGTATTAACCTAACCTAAGAGAGGGTCTGGTCTGCTACCATATTACTGACATGTGTCCAAATCTGTCAGGTGTACACTTACTGTTGTGTTGAACCTACATTAATGACCTGTGTCTTTACTCTATAGTATTGTTTTCGTGTTGTTATTAGTTTTTACTCTTCTTTTCTCAAAACTGTATCTAAGGTGCATAGTTCAGATATGAAACGCAGAAAGAGCTAGGGCTGCGtcacaaatggcatcctattccctacacacctatagggctctggtcaaaagtagtgcactatgtagggaattagGTACCATTTGGCACTCTTTCCCACCCAGAGTTTTTCTAATTCGTGGTGACAAGTTTTGCAGGCAGTAATCTATTTCTACAAAacatttaatttatttaaatgaTGTTACATATTCCCCCGTACTGTAATTAGACATGTTCATTTCTCCAAGTGCTGCCTGTCTGCAAAGAGCCCTTGTGGGAGAACAGGTCGCTAATGTAAtcctcttttgtctctctccatTATTCTATTTCTCACTATTTCCTCCTTTGGGTCTGTTTAGGGATGTCCAATGGTATCTCCTCTTTAAGCAACCTCATGgccgtgttcattagggcacacaacGTTTAGAAACATATGCAATAGTAaaccattttttgttgttgtactattgcatgtttttttctcccttttggtacccaatgaacatgacccatgtcttgattgatgTCTCCTCAGCCAATGTGATGACTGGAAGGAGATGTAACCGTGCAAAATATATACCCATTTTTAGTACCGTACCAGACTTTACCTACGTGATGATTGATTCACTTTACCTACCAACTTtaatctctcctcttctttctttgTCCCTCTTTTATTCCCACTTGTCACTTATTTCCTCTGTTTTAAGGTTTTTGGTAAGACTGTCAGTAGGTCAATTTTACAGTTCTATATTATCTGGTCTTTAACTTCAGTCACCCAGCCAACTCCCATTTTAGTATTATTAGCTGAAATGTAGCCTAATATACAGCTAAGGCTACTGCTCTTTTGTTAGCCAATCTTTTGCTTCTGTGCGGTGGCTAATGGGTTAATTTGTTTGATTTTCAAGTGTAGCCGAGTGTAGCCCCTTAATGCAGTGCTTTGTTCTATTTGTGCTAGATTTCGGTACGAGCCAACCTGTAACTGTGCTTTATCAATGTTGCTGCCTGGTCTGCCGTTCAGCTGTGTGCAATAATTGGAGCTGTCTAAATCAATCAGATTCCCTGTTAAACAAATAAAGTGGTGGGGTGCAATTGCTAGAGAGTGATTTAGACAGCAAAACATAGTGTTTTGTTCACTTGATAGTGAATTGTGCCCACTAATTGTTTTCTATACAGGTTCCCAGTAATATAACAAAAATCTAATTTCATGCTATCAATTGTTCACTTTCTAAGGGATTCAAATTGTATAGAAATGGAAAATACACAACACAAATGTATGCACTTATGCATTTTATCACTGTATTCTTCCAATTTTAAGTTTATATTTCATATTTATTTCAAATAGCTATTTAGCAGCAGGCAATATTTATGGAAAGTACCTTTAAAACTGCAGGTGTGCATATAGAAAATGTTTAACTAAACAGCAGTAGGTATCCAGTGTTTCTATTTCCATCACACTCTGTGTCTTTGACTCTGTAAACTACAATATAGGGCAGTTATAAGAATCCCTCAAAATACCCTCTTGATCTGTTGGAAATACTTCACACACTCAACTAAgaaatcaatatatatttttttatagctAAGATATTATTTCCTAATAGACAATGAATATTGCATTATATAAAGCTCCTACCTCAAACCATCTCATGACCAAAAGGTTTAAAGTTTTCTTAAAGAGAGAGGGGTCTTTTGATGACTGTTCCTGTTATTCCATGCTATGAGCAAGCAGCACTGCTGTCTCCACGCATGGCTGTTTCTAGAGTGATTTCCTCCTTCCTCATGGCTGTAGCGTGATGCGATAAGTCATGGGTTTCATATGGCACTTGCATTGCTCTGCATGTATTCACATGGAAAACAACCCGCTAGAACTGAGTTACAAGAAAACTATTATGAAATGTCAAAGGTCATATCTCCGATTCTCTACGATATGACCTCTGGTCTAGGCTGACGGTGGCCTGCAGTCTCTCCAGCTCTGGCACCCTGTCCCCATCCTCCtgcccctcctcatcctcttcctcgtCTTGGCTGATGAAAGCCAGCTCATTCTCATAGCAGAAAGAGTTGGCTGTGGGTGTAGGATCCTTGTCCTCGTCCTCCATCTCCGCCATGTCCTTGGCACTGCACTGGGGGGTGGACGGCACCTCAAAGGTTTTGTGGAAGTGAGCGTAATCCACTTTGTACTGGCTCTTCTCCTCGAAGACGACAGGCTCAAAGCGGTGACCCCACAGGATCTCTGAGGACAGGTAGGAGCTGCGAGCCTGCGCTGTCATGGCTGTGGCTTCCACCATCCCTTCAAGTATCACCACTATCTCAAAGTCGGACAACTCCAGGTCTAGCTTGCTGATGCCGAACAGGGGGCTCTCCTCATCGATCTCGTGCACAATGGTGAGCGGGGAGACCAGGAAGATGCGGTCGATGCCCGTGTCATACCCTACGTTGATGTCGATCTGGTCCAGGGGGATGTACTCACCCTCCTCTGTGATGCGGGGCTTGATGAGCTGGGCCCGGACATGGGCCTCCACCATGTGGCTCTTCCTCAGGTTGCCCACCCTCCACATAAGGCTCAGCTTCCCATCCCGCATGGCGATCACTGCATTGTTGCTGAACAGCAGCGTCTCTGCACGCTTCTTAGGCCTCGCCATCTTGGCTAAGATGGCACCGATCATGAAGGAGTCGATGATGCAGCCGAAAATGGACTGGAAGACCACCATGAAGACGGCTGATGGGCACTCCTCCGTCACGCAGCGGAAGCCATAACCAATGGTGGTCTGTGTCTCCACGGAGAACAGGAAGGCGGCCACGAAGCTGTTGACCTGCAGGACGCAGGGGGTGAAGTTATCGTCTCCACCACCCGGGTTGTCCATATCTCCATGAAGCAAAGCGATGACCCAGAAGGCCAGGCCGAATGCCAGCCAGGACACCACGAACACCAGTGTGAACATCAGGAACATCCAGCGCCAGCGGATGTCCACGCACGTGGTGAAGATGTCTGACATGTAGCGCTGCGACTTCTCGTCCATGTGCGAGAAGTGCACATTGCACTGGCCGTTCTTGTTCACGAAGCGGCTGCGGCACTTGCGGCGCGTCGTGTGGATCTTGCCGTTACCGAAGCCGTTGCCCATTGTGACGGAAGGCATGGCACCGAGACGCAGGCCTTCTTCCTCCGAGGACACAATGCTGTAGCGGTGCGCCCCGACCACACTCATGACCGAGCCAGGCTCAGCCAGTGGGGCACCAGAGAGTCGCTGTTCCAACTCAACAGTCAGAGTGGTAGGCAAGACACAGGAAACAGCACTGGGGATTACAGGAAATGGGCACAGGCGGTTCCCCCCTGATGCCAAAACAGATCTCTGTCCAAGTGGCCAAATGGATCCTAGACACACCCTTCCTGacctgaggagagaagagaagccaGAGGTTAGTCTACTATACAGAAAATCCTGATATTATCTACTGTTTTTATGATAAACCAATTCCcttttatagtgtactacttttgaccaggccccatagggcaaaggtagtgcactatataaggaatagggtgctatttgggaagcATCCTAGATCTAAACAACAGATTCAGGGTTGGGGGTTCAATTCCATTTGAACTCAATCACTTCATCACCTATGTTTTCATTCAATTGGGAACTGGCAACAATTTTCACTATGTATGTTTTTATAGCCCTAAAATTGAATTGGAACTCATCTTCTGAATTGAACAATACAACCTTAGATTTGAGATAAAGTAAGACCCTTTGTACTGCAACTGTCGTAAGCTAATAAGGCATTTCTAAGTGATATTCTTTAAGAATCTACTGATATCTAATACCATTAATGGACCTGATTTAGGAGTAACCTCCCACAACCACCTGTCATCAGCACCCCCTGGTCTGGCTCTGgctgtactgtagtctagtggctGAGCAGTGTGATTTGTCTCTCTAATAATAGCTGCCAGTCACGTTGAGTCCCCTTTTCCACAGCTCAGGCTCTGAGAGCGCACTGTGTTCTGAGTGCGTTTCTTTTCAACACAAGTACTGTACAGACCATTTGCATCTCCAGCACAGTTCATGTCAACGCAACTAAGAAGCTAATTCCAATGAAACAATGTTTTGACTCTTAGGTGTTCCTCAGGTGCTGAAGATGAAGACAGATCTGATACCATATTGCAGTGAAATGTTTAGCGACACAAAAAGTAGGTTATGACATATGGATCACATCGTTGTTGATTGACCTAACTAACAGGCACCTCtctcatagtctctctctctcgcaagtctctctctctgtaatattGCCACATGGTGCGTTTGGCTCAGTGTAGcgaccaaccagtaaacaggagTTGCCGAAAGGGAACCTGATTTGCTGAGGTATTGTGGGACGGCTCAATGTAAGAGAGTGGTAAAAGCCATCACCATGGAAACAAGTCACCACGCTGAGACTGAGGTCTGCTGAGATTGGGTGCGCGGCATACTGTCGATGTGTTAACTTTGGAGGCTGGTTTGATCGCAGGTGTGAAGTGGTTTGTAATTTCCTAATGTTGGTGGATTGTTGTTGTCTCAGTACACAGGTCACTTAAAATCATCCGGGGGCAGTCTTTCCTTCCTGCCCTCTTcactatctcctcctctcccagaatATGGCTATAAAGTTTCCTTTTTTCACAGGAATAACTGGCCTGGCCCGTCTTGGTGTCTTGCCACCCAAACTTAAGTATTTCTGGTTCCCTCCAGGTGGCAAAACAGTCAGAATGCCATTTGGAACTCAGCCCATGTACAGAGAAACCAGCCAACAGCAAGACAGATTGAGAAAGATTAGATGGAGAGGGCTAGTGATGGTGAGAGGGAAGTACTGTAATGGAACACAGAGAAACCAGAGAGAGTGaagaggtgagaagagaggatTAAAAAAGGATAGAGGTCAGGGAAGACAGGGGAGGCACTGTGGAAGGACACAAGGAAGACGAAAGGGTAGAGAAGGAAGCAGAAAACAGGGGGGACCCTTAAGATtgtagaagggagggagaaatggATACTGGTCTAAATATAGCTTGTCTGTCTGTTTCGTCAAATGTCTGCCAAGAAATGACTCCGCTATCTCTCCGATAACCAAAGAAAACACTGATGCTGTCACCGTGGTTACTGCTCTCATCTTGTTTTGTACCTACCTGCTGATAGACATTTCAGTATAATTTTACTTCATTTTACTGCAGTTGGCGAAatcagtgtttcttggtagtcttaaacaaatctacttatCAACAAAAGTGTACACCTCAAACACATGGTTATGGGCATGTCAggtatagagttgaaatgtattccattttgtGTTTGCATcctaatattacactttatatgcaTCACAGAAGATTGAAATATAACAAAATTGTTTAACATAGAAACACAGGAtgaaactggatgagctccggtgaagactatcctaccaactggACTTTTAAAAAACTGTAAtagagtcatggctgaacgacaacatggaTAATATAACGTTGGCTGGTTTTTACATGCattggcaagatagaacagctgcctccggtaatacaaggggtggtggtctgtgtctatttgttaaTAACAGCTGGTGCTCGAAATCAATTATTGAGGAATTCTCTAGGTTTTGCTCACCtcatctcatgataagctgtagaccatactatttaccaagacttttcatctatatttttcatagctgtctatttaccaccacaaactgatgctggcactaagaccgcactcaacgagctgtataaagccataagcaaacaagaaaatgcccatccagaggcggcactcctattggccggggactttaatgcaaggAAACTTAAAACCATTTGACCAAATGTGCAACGAGGGGGGGAAAAACTCTAGACCAGCTtaatactccacacacagagatgtgtacaaatctctccctcgctctccatttggcaaatctgaccataattctatcctcctgattcttgcttacatgcaaaaactaaaacaggaagtaccagtgactcgcttaaTACGGAAGTGGTTAGATGACTCAGATACTAAGCTACAGgtgtcacggctgttgaaggaagtggaccaaggtgcagcgtggttcTTTTTATTTGGAAAATGacgccgaacaaaacaataaacactacaaaaaccgTGAAGCTACAGgctatgtgccataaacaaaagtcaacttcccacaaagacaggtggaaaaaagggccacataagtatggttctcaatcagagacaacgatagacagctgtccctgattgagaaccctacccggccaaaatatagaaatacaaataatagaatatagaatacccaccccaactcacattctgaccaaaccaaaatagagacataaacaggatctctaaggtcagggcgcgacaacaggactattttgctagcacagactgggatatgttccgggactaatccgatggcattgaggagtattccacatcagtcaccggcctcatcataagtgcatcgatgacgttgtccccacagtgaccgtacgcacataccccaaccagaagccattgattacaggcaacatccgcactgagctaatgGGTAGAGCTGCcgatttcaaggagcgggactctaacccggacgcttataagaaatcccactatgccctcagacaaaccatcaaacaggcaaaatgtaaatacaggactaagatggaATCCTACTAAAACGTCTCcaacgctcatcggatgtggcagggctttgaaactattacagatgacaaagggaagcccagccgtgagctgcccagtggcaCAAGGCTACCAGAGAAGCTAAATGACTTCTATAcgcgcttcgaggcaagcaacactgaagcatgcatgagagcaccagctgttccggacgactgtgtaaTCACTTagtcgatgtgagcaagacctttaaacaggtgaacattcacaaggccgcagggccagacgaattgccaggacatgtactgcgagcatgcgctgaccaactgacaagtgtcATCAATGACATTTACAACCTGTCCctggccgagtctgtaatacctacatgtttcaagcagaccaccatagtccctgtgcccaagaccACCAAGGTAACCTACCtcaatgactaccgacccgtagcactcatatctgtagccatgaactgctttgaaaggctggtcatggttcacatcaacaacatcatcccagaaaccctaaacccactccaatttgcatatcgcccTAACAGAtgcacagatgacacaatctctattgcactcaacactgacctttcccacctggacaaaatgaacacctacgtgagaatgctgttcattgactacagctcagcattcaacaccatagtaccctcaaagctcatcactcagctaaggaccctgggggactaaacacctccctctgcaattggatcctggataggcaacaacacatctgccacgctgatccttaacacagaGGCCCCTCAGAGTGGAGTGTGctttgtcccctcctgtactccctgttgacCCATGACCaagtggccaagcacgactccaacaccatcattaagtttgccgacgacacaacagtaatAGGCCTGGTCattgacaatgatgagacagcctatatggaggtcagagacctggaagtgtggtgccaggacaacaaccgctCCCCCCACATGTTCAAGACAacggagatgatcgtggactacaggaaaaggagggccgatcacggccccattctcatcaaaggggctgtagtggagcaggttgagagcttaaagttccttggtgtccacaacacctacaaactaacatggtccaaccacaccaagacagtcgtgaagagggcacgacaatgcttattccccctcagaagactgaaaagatttggcatgggtcctcagatcctcaaaaagttctacagctgcactatcaAGATCatactgactggttgcatcaccgcctgatatggcaactgctcggtcttGGACCGcaatggcgctacagagggtaatgcgtacggcccagtacatcactgtggccaagcttcctgccatccaggacctctataccaggtggtgtcaaagactccagccaccctggtcATGGATtgtcctctctgctaccgctGATCAAGAGGTACCAGagcgccatgtctaggtccaaaaggcatCTTAACAGCTGCTACCTCCATGCTATAAGACTACTGAAGAGCTAAtgaaatggctacctggactattttgtatttttttacgctgctgcaactcactgtttattatctattatcAATAAAAAAGTCACTTTACCTCAATTATCTCAACTACcctgtaccctgcacattgactcggtaccggtacccccggtATATAggtcttgttattgttattttattgttgctattTTGTTTTTTACCTTAGTTTATTAAGCAAATATTTTCCttaacaatttttttttaaaacagcattgttggttaagggcttgtaagtaagcatttcacgggaaggtctacacctgttgtaattcggcgcatgtgacaaatacaatttgatttgattttggatttcAGCTATGATGTCTGTGTGACCCCTTGTAATGTCTTAGAGTCATAAGAAACAAATGATGTTTTAGTTGTCATAGAAGACTTGGTAAACAAGTTATGTAATTATAGCTTGAAAACGTGCTTAAAAAGAATGTAATGTTGCTCTCTACAGATATAAAATATAACTCAGGCGCTATCTGCAtgagaaaataagtatttgtcaGAGGCCCACCCTTAAATGTAAATGCATTACGCGCATCTTGCAGAGTGAGAATGTAAGTCCATTACACTGTCCCTGTGCAACACATAATGTTACCCAAAGTTGATTTGCCTCTTCTACGACAGTGAAACCATGAGATAATTGCCATCTGAACCTGATCAGCCGTCTGAGATGGCAGAGTCACACATGGCTATATGCAGAGGCTGCACTATTGCCAGATGACTCGCAGATCATATGAAAGTTTTAATGCCAAGAATAGACACACGGCGGTGTTAGATGTTACATagtagaggggacaggacaggagttGGAACATCTTCAGAGGGGGAAAAACATATATTAGTCTATGGCTGGACAttggaatatactgtatattagtctATGGCTGGACAttggaatatactgtatattagtctATGGCTGGACAttggaatatactgtatattagtctATGGCTGGACAttggaatatactgtatattagtctATGGCTGGACAttggaatatactgtatattagtctATGGCTGGACAttggaatatactgtatattagtctATGGCTGGACAttagaatatactgtatattcgtCTATGGCTGGCCAttggaatatactgtatattagtctATGGCTGGACAttggaatatactgtatattagtctATGGCTGGACAttggaatatactgtatattcgtCTATGGCTGGACAttggaatatactgtatattcgtCTATGGCTGGACAttggaatatactgtatattagtctATGGCTGGACAttggaatatactgtatattagtctATGGCTGGACAttggaatatactgtatattagtctATGGCTGGACAttggaatatactgtatattagtctATGGCTGGACAttggaatatactgtatattagtctATGGCTGGACAttggaatatactgtatattagtctATGGCTGGACAttggaatatactgtatattagtctATGGCTGGACATTGGAATATATATTAGTCTGGCCGTTAGTCTGTCTGGCCATTGAAACAAGGCTGGTTAGTTTAGATCAGGCCTTGTACTTAATGTCACTTTTCTCTTTAATGGTTTTCAGATGAAGTGGGGCTGAATATCGTCTATAATGTACACTGAACATGTATTAATTAAACACTTTAAATTTCATGTCATTATTGAAAGCCTGCTGGTTCCAATTGCAATGACATTATCACAGAGT
This window contains:
- the LOC118384248 gene encoding ATP-sensitive inward rectifier potassium channel 12-like, translated to MSVVGAHRYSIVSSEEEGLRLGAMPSVTMGNGFGNGKIHTTRRKCRSRFVNKNGQCNVHFSHMDEKSQRYMSDIFTTCVDIRWRWMFLMFTLVFVVSWLAFGLAFWVIALLHGDMDNPGGGDDNFTPCVLQVNSFVAAFLFSVETQTTIGYGFRCVTEECPSAVFMVVFQSIFGCIIDSFMIGAILAKMARPKKRAETLLFSNNAVIAMRDGKLSLMWRVGNLRKSHMVEAHVRAQLIKPRITEEGEYIPLDQIDINVGYDTGIDRIFLVSPLTIVHEIDEESPLFGISKLDLELSDFEIVVILEGMVEATAMTAQARSSYLSSEILWGHRFEPVVFEEKSQYKVDYAHFHKTFEVPSTPQCSAKDMAEMEDEDKDPTPTANSFCYENELAFISQDEEEDEEGQEDGDRVPELERLQATVSLDQRSYRRESEI